The Saxibacter everestensis genome has a window encoding:
- a CDS encoding endonuclease has translation MTKPLEKTVAALLQRHGKTYAEEAEIGLKDTPSPLYQLLVLSTLLSARISADIAVAAARELFSAGYKTPEKMAAASWQQRVNALGRGHYRRYDERTSTMLGEGAELLQQKFGGDLRRLRRESEGTGQLIKGLQLFPGIGPTGAGIFCREAQGVWPELAPYLDKKVLDGAKRLGLPDSAKALSGLVGKDDLPRFAAACVRAALDKDIVEEVKQVAG, from the coding sequence ATGACCAAGCCGCTGGAGAAGACCGTCGCGGCGCTGTTGCAGCGACACGGCAAAACTTACGCGGAAGAGGCGGAAATCGGCCTCAAAGACACGCCATCTCCGCTGTATCAATTGCTGGTACTGTCCACGTTGCTATCGGCGCGCATCTCCGCTGACATTGCGGTGGCTGCCGCGCGTGAGCTGTTCTCCGCCGGCTACAAGACACCGGAAAAGATGGCCGCCGCAAGCTGGCAGCAGCGAGTCAATGCGCTGGGCCGTGGCCACTACCGTCGCTATGACGAGCGCACCTCAACCATGCTCGGCGAGGGTGCCGAGCTGCTGCAGCAAAAGTTCGGTGGCGACCTGCGCCGACTGCGGCGGGAATCTGAAGGCACCGGACAGTTGATAAAGGGGCTGCAGCTGTTTCCCGGAATCGGCCCGACCGGGGCCGGCATCTTCTGCCGCGAGGCGCAGGGCGTCTGGCCGGAACTTGCGCCGTACCTGGACAAGAAGGTGCTCGACGGCGCAAAGAGACTTGGCCTGCCGGATTCGGCCAAGGCACTTTCCGGCCTGGTCGGCAAGGATGATCTGCCCAGATTCGCCGCTGCCTGCGTGCGCGCCGCGCTCGACAAGGACATCGTCGAAGAGGTTAAGCAGGTCGCCGGCTAG
- a CDS encoding carbohydrate ABC transporter permease, whose translation MSIQTPLSPAPPTKRAPTAKRRNTRARRDNRDGLVMVLPTTVIVIAVVIVPVLWNVVLSFQDLSLLDIRDAGPFQSLTMENFVRVFTAAGFWQSIANTVVYSVAATVGSIVVGLVAALALRQPFPGRGLVRAAMLLPYVAPVVAVAFVWQIMLNPQYGIVNVWGQQFLGWDRPIDFLGRAPYALITVIAFEIWRYFPFAFMFITARLVAVPRDIEEAAIVDGASALQRFRYVILPQLLPVVALLSVLRLIMTFNKFDDVYLLTGGGAGTEVAAVRVYDTLTGRFDVGGAAAQSIVLAVFLAVCLLVYIRFFVRKEDRA comes from the coding sequence ATGAGCATTCAAACACCGCTGTCTCCCGCACCACCCACAAAGCGAGCCCCGACTGCCAAACGGCGAAACACCAGGGCTCGGCGGGATAACCGTGACGGTCTGGTCATGGTGCTGCCGACGACCGTGATCGTCATCGCGGTCGTGATTGTGCCGGTGCTGTGGAATGTCGTGCTGTCGTTCCAGGATCTTTCACTGCTCGATATCCGTGATGCCGGACCGTTCCAGAGCCTCACCATGGAGAACTTCGTCCGGGTTTTCACTGCGGCCGGTTTCTGGCAGTCGATCGCCAACACCGTCGTCTACTCGGTGGCCGCCACGGTGGGATCCATCGTGGTCGGCCTGGTTGCCGCTCTCGCGCTTCGCCAGCCGTTCCCAGGCCGTGGCCTGGTCCGCGCGGCCATGCTGCTGCCCTATGTGGCGCCCGTTGTCGCGGTGGCATTCGTCTGGCAGATCATGCTGAATCCGCAGTATGGCATCGTCAATGTCTGGGGCCAGCAGTTTCTCGGCTGGGACCGGCCGATCGACTTCCTCGGCCGCGCACCATACGCGCTCATCACCGTGATCGCGTTCGAAATCTGGCGCTACTTTCCCTTCGCCTTCATGTTCATCACCGCCCGGCTGGTGGCTGTCCCGAGGGACATCGAGGAAGCGGCGATCGTGGACGGCGCGAGCGCCCTTCAGAGATTCCGCTACGTCATCCTGCCGCAGCTGCTCCCCGTGGTCGCATTGCTCTCCGTTCTGCGCCTGATCATGACGTTCAACAAATTCGATGACGTTTACCTGCTCACCGGAGGCGGCGCCGGCACCGAGGTCGCCGCCGTTCGGGTGTACGACACGCTCACCGGGCGTTTCGACGTCGGCGGCGCCGCCGCGCAGTCGATCGTGCTGGCCGTGTTCCTCGCTGTGTGCCTTCTGGTCTACATCAGGTTCTTCGTTCGGAAGGAGGACCGAGCGTGA
- a CDS encoding ZIP family metal transporter, whose translation MSQALLAGLWGLVGGAALLIGSAIAWWFKVPTKVTAAVMAFGAGVLISALTFELVEKAEEQGGLLATLGGALFGAFAYLGANMVLARHGARHRKRSGSQQPSEADQQGSGTAIAVGALLDGVPESIVLGLGLVGGAAVSPAMLVAVFISNVPEGLSSTSGMKRSGRRAGYVFGVWGAIAVVSGLASLIGYLALQSAPGEVIAFITATAAGAILTMVADTMVPEAFDEAGQYSGIITTVGFLAAFSVHVVGG comes from the coding sequence ATGTCGCAAGCACTGCTGGCAGGCCTGTGGGGCCTGGTCGGCGGCGCCGCGCTGCTGATCGGATCGGCGATCGCCTGGTGGTTCAAGGTGCCAACCAAGGTCACCGCGGCGGTGATGGCATTCGGCGCGGGAGTTCTGATCTCGGCTTTGACCTTCGAACTGGTGGAGAAGGCGGAGGAACAGGGCGGCTTGCTCGCGACCCTCGGCGGCGCCCTGTTCGGCGCGTTCGCCTACCTCGGCGCAAATATGGTGCTCGCCAGGCATGGCGCGCGGCATCGCAAGCGTTCCGGCAGCCAGCAGCCCTCTGAAGCCGATCAACAGGGCTCCGGTACCGCGATCGCGGTGGGCGCGCTTCTGGATGGCGTACCGGAGTCGATTGTGCTGGGTCTCGGCCTGGTCGGCGGCGCAGCGGTCAGCCCGGCGATGCTGGTGGCGGTGTTCATCTCCAACGTTCCGGAAGGCTTGTCGTCGACGTCGGGAATGAAACGCTCCGGACGCCGGGCCGGATACGTCTTCGGCGTCTGGGGGGCGATCGCCGTGGTCAGCGGGCTGGCCTCGCTGATCGGCTATCTGGCGCTGCAGAGCGCGCCAGGGGAAGTTATCGCGTTCATTACAGCCACGGCTGCCGGCGCGATTTTGACCATGGTCGCCGACACGATGGTGCCGGAAGCCTTCGACGAGGCCGGCCAGTACTCCGGCATCATCACGACAGTCGGTTTCCTCGCCGCATTTTCCGTGCACGTGGTCGGCGGATAG
- a CDS encoding YbhB/YbcL family Raf kinase inhibitor-like protein yields MSRNPYEDLPELPEFTLTSDDIADGQPLDTKQASGIMGAGGDDVSPQLSWSGFPAETKSFAVTVYDPDAPTASGFWHWAVADIPANVSSLDPGAGDEGGSGLPAGAVQLANDAGAKRYIGAAPPEGHGSHRYFVAVHALDVERLDLPADATPAFLGFNLFSHAIARAVIHGTFEA; encoded by the coding sequence ATGAGCCGAAACCCATACGAAGACCTCCCCGAGCTTCCGGAATTCACCCTGACTTCGGATGACATCGCGGATGGCCAGCCGTTGGACACCAAGCAGGCGAGCGGAATCATGGGTGCCGGCGGCGATGACGTCTCACCCCAACTCAGTTGGAGCGGATTTCCAGCCGAGACCAAGAGCTTCGCCGTGACGGTTTACGATCCTGATGCCCCGACCGCTTCGGGCTTCTGGCACTGGGCGGTCGCCGATATTCCGGCGAACGTTTCCTCGCTGGACCCCGGTGCAGGCGACGAAGGCGGCTCAGGGCTGCCGGCCGGCGCTGTTCAGCTGGCCAATGATGCCGGTGCGAAACGCTACATCGGCGCCGCACCGCCCGAGGGGCACGGTTCGCACAGGTATTTTGTTGCGGTGCACGCACTTGACGTCGAGCGGCTTGATCTGCCAGCGGATGCGACGCCCGCCTTCCTCGGCTTCAACCTGTTCAGCCACGCGATCGCGCGGGCCGTTATTCACGGCACGTTCGAGGCGTAG
- the purL gene encoding phosphoribosylformylglycinamidine synthase subunit PurL: protein MTADNEKRVRETVEFATANPDVEQPYAELGLKADEYQAIKKVLGRRPTSAELAMYSVMWSEHCSYKSSKVHLKQFGDKVTDEMKKHLLVGIGENAGVVDIGGGWAVTFKVESHNHPSFVEPYQGAATGVGGIVRDIISMGARPVAVMDQLRFGAIDHPDTARVVHGVVAGVGGYGNCLGLPNIGGEVVFDSVYQGNPLVNALAVGVMRHEDIRLANATGKGNKVVLFGARTGGDGIGGASILASESFDDAKPSKRPAVQVGDPFAEKVLIECCLELFHAEVVEGIQDLGAAGISCATSELASNGDGGMHVALDDVLLRDPTLTPEEILMSESQERMMAVVRPDKLDEFLAITDKWDVESSVLGEVTDTGRLVIEWHGDVIVDVPPRSVAHDGPVYERPYHRPEWLDGTQANGVRVAGLDRHSDARPLRDVVLRLAASPNLSSRDWVTDQYDRYVLGNTALATPDDAGVIRIDEESGLGVAISTDANGRYCYLDPYAGAQLALAESYRNVATSGARPLAVTDCLNFGSPEDPEVMWQFSEAVRGLADACQELGIPVTGGNVSLYNQTGGVAIHPTPVVGVLGVFDDVARRTPSGWREPGQNLYLLGSTEDELDGSAWADVEHQHLGGRPPAVKLTAERELGEILINASRDGMIDAAHDLSEGGLAQALVEGALRFGVGARVWLDELCERDGIDAFTVLFSETTARAIVSVPRSEEVRFSDMCTARGYPFLRIGVADDGGLPDADASSLDVQGLFNIPLSELRIAHEGTLPKHFA from the coding sequence ATGACCGCCGATAACGAAAAGCGCGTGCGCGAAACCGTCGAGTTCGCGACAGCCAATCCCGACGTTGAACAGCCCTACGCCGAGCTAGGCCTGAAGGCAGACGAGTACCAGGCAATCAAGAAGGTCCTCGGCCGCCGTCCGACTTCAGCCGAACTGGCAATGTACTCAGTCATGTGGTCCGAGCACTGCTCCTACAAGTCGTCCAAGGTGCACCTGAAACAGTTCGGCGACAAGGTCACCGACGAGATGAAGAAGCACCTGCTGGTCGGCATCGGCGAAAACGCGGGTGTAGTCGACATCGGCGGCGGCTGGGCCGTCACCTTCAAGGTCGAAAGCCACAACCATCCAAGCTTCGTCGAGCCGTATCAGGGTGCCGCGACCGGCGTTGGCGGCATCGTGCGTGACATCATCTCGATGGGCGCCCGGCCAGTGGCCGTTATGGATCAGCTCCGATTCGGCGCCATCGACCATCCCGATACCGCTCGCGTCGTTCATGGCGTGGTTGCAGGCGTCGGCGGTTATGGCAATTGCCTCGGCCTGCCGAACATCGGCGGCGAGGTCGTGTTCGATTCCGTCTACCAGGGCAACCCGCTGGTCAACGCGCTGGCCGTTGGCGTAATGCGCCACGAGGATATCCGGCTGGCCAACGCCACCGGCAAGGGCAACAAGGTCGTGCTCTTCGGCGCGCGCACCGGCGGCGACGGCATCGGTGGCGCTTCGATCCTTGCATCCGAGTCGTTCGATGACGCTAAGCCAAGCAAGCGCCCGGCCGTTCAGGTTGGCGATCCGTTCGCCGAGAAGGTACTTATCGAGTGCTGCCTCGAGCTCTTCCATGCCGAGGTCGTCGAAGGGATCCAGGATCTCGGCGCCGCCGGCATTTCCTGCGCGACATCCGAGCTGGCCAGCAACGGCGATGGCGGCATGCACGTGGCACTCGACGATGTGCTGTTGCGAGACCCGACGCTGACGCCCGAAGAGATTCTGATGTCGGAGTCGCAGGAGCGGATGATGGCCGTGGTGCGGCCGGACAAGCTCGACGAGTTCCTCGCCATCACTGACAAGTGGGATGTCGAATCCTCCGTCCTTGGCGAGGTCACGGACACCGGCCGGCTGGTGATCGAGTGGCACGGCGACGTGATCGTCGACGTCCCGCCGCGCTCGGTGGCCCACGACGGCCCGGTGTACGAGCGCCCCTACCACCGGCCCGAGTGGCTGGATGGCACCCAGGCCAACGGAGTGCGGGTTGCGGGCCTGGACCGGCATAGCGACGCGCGTCCGCTGCGCGACGTCGTGCTGCGGCTGGCGGCTTCGCCTAACCTTTCATCGCGCGACTGGGTCACCGATCAGTACGACCGCTACGTGCTTGGCAACACCGCGCTGGCCACCCCGGACGACGCCGGCGTGATCCGGATCGACGAGGAGTCCGGTCTGGGCGTGGCCATCTCGACGGACGCGAATGGCCGTTACTGCTACTTGGACCCATATGCTGGCGCACAGCTCGCGCTGGCCGAGTCCTATCGCAACGTCGCCACCTCCGGGGCGCGCCCATTGGCAGTCACCGATTGCCTGAACTTCGGCTCTCCCGAGGATCCCGAAGTGATGTGGCAGTTCTCCGAGGCGGTCCGCGGTCTGGCCGACGCCTGCCAGGAACTCGGCATCCCGGTCACCGGCGGAAATGTCTCGCTGTACAACCAGACCGGCGGCGTCGCCATCCATCCGACGCCAGTGGTCGGCGTACTCGGCGTGTTCGATGATGTTGCCCGTCGCACGCCGTCGGGCTGGCGCGAACCGGGTCAAAACCTGTATCTGCTGGGCAGCACCGAAGATGAGCTCGACGGTTCTGCCTGGGCCGATGTCGAACACCAGCACCTCGGCGGGAGGCCGCCCGCCGTGAAGCTGACCGCCGAACGCGAGCTTGGCGAAATCCTGATCAATGCCTCCCGCGATGGCATGATCGACGCAGCTCATGACCTCTCCGAGGGCGGCCTGGCGCAGGCCCTGGTCGAAGGCGCGCTGCGCTTCGGAGTGGGAGCGCGGGTCTGGCTCGACGAGCTCTGCGAGCGTGACGGCATCGACGCGTTCACGGTGCTGTTCTCCGAGACGACCGCACGTGCCATCGTCTCCGTGCCACGCAGCGAAGAAGTGCGGTTCAGCGATATGTGCACGGCGCGCGGATACCCGTTCCTGCGGATCGGAGTTGCAGACGACGGTGGCCTGCCGGACGCCGACGCCTCGTCGCTCGATGTGCAAGGACTTTTCAACATCCCGCTGTCGGAGCTACGAATCGCGCACGAAGGCACGCTGCCGAAGCACTTCGCCTAG
- a CDS encoding ABC transporter substrate-binding protein, whose amino-acid sequence MRISPARRCAAAIACCLLIAGLSGCRSAESASNPKQLTVWNLDSQPDRIAAVKKINEKFTAETGITVEEVAVQENQLPSLIVSAAVSGTVPDLIAGLPLAYVRQLNQQELLDTGAAQQVVADLDPDTFEPSAIELTRKGSTQLAVPSDFWTQILVYRKDLFEKHGLAPPTTYAAIREAAKTLTSGDQYGITLATDPADPFTQQTFESLALGNDCQMVDQAGAVRLDSPNCKEAFSLYAQLAQQNSPQGTQTVDSTRATYFAGQAGMIIWSTFLLDELGGLRDDARPTCKECQEDPEWLAKNSGVVTAVQGPDGSGPAGYGDIPSWGIMKDASPRTIDYVNYMMSDGYEAALAIAPEGKYPARQGTPDDPEKFLTAWAGMPAGVNTEKSLAEIYGQDTMDQITQATSRLDRWAIPQGQGDLLGPVVAELAIPRVLSALAIGEDPNQAAEDATTAVKDIEVSLR is encoded by the coding sequence ATGAGGATCTCGCCCGCCCGCCGTTGTGCGGCCGCCATCGCCTGTTGCCTGCTGATCGCCGGCCTTTCCGGCTGTCGCAGCGCCGAGTCTGCCAGCAACCCGAAGCAGCTGACCGTGTGGAATCTGGATAGCCAGCCAGATCGGATCGCCGCGGTCAAGAAAATCAATGAAAAGTTCACCGCGGAAACCGGAATCACCGTCGAGGAAGTCGCCGTTCAGGAGAATCAACTCCCGTCGCTGATCGTGTCCGCTGCGGTTTCCGGAACCGTCCCAGACCTGATTGCCGGACTTCCACTGGCCTACGTCCGGCAGCTGAACCAGCAGGAATTGCTGGATACCGGCGCAGCGCAGCAGGTTGTGGCCGATCTCGACCCGGATACCTTCGAACCGTCAGCGATCGAGCTCACGCGTAAGGGCTCGACCCAGCTCGCCGTGCCGTCGGATTTCTGGACCCAGATCCTGGTCTATCGCAAGGACCTCTTCGAGAAGCATGGGTTGGCGCCGCCGACCACATACGCCGCCATCCGGGAGGCCGCCAAGACCCTCACGTCCGGAGACCAGTACGGGATAACTCTGGCGACCGACCCTGCCGACCCGTTCACGCAACAGACATTTGAATCCCTGGCACTGGGCAACGACTGCCAGATGGTCGATCAGGCCGGTGCCGTCCGGCTGGACAGCCCGAACTGCAAAGAGGCATTCAGTCTCTACGCCCAGCTCGCGCAGCAGAACTCCCCGCAAGGAACCCAGACCGTCGACTCGACCCGCGCGACGTACTTCGCCGGCCAGGCCGGAATGATCATCTGGTCCACTTTCCTGCTGGACGAGCTCGGCGGCTTGCGGGACGATGCCAGGCCAACTTGCAAGGAGTGCCAGGAGGACCCCGAATGGCTGGCCAAGAATTCCGGCGTCGTCACGGCGGTGCAGGGCCCGGACGGCAGCGGGCCGGCCGGCTACGGCGACATCCCCTCGTGGGGAATCATGAAGGACGCCAGCCCCAGGACGATCGACTACGTCAACTACATGATGTCCGACGGATATGAGGCAGCCCTCGCGATTGCGCCGGAAGGGAAGTACCCGGCTCGCCAGGGAACTCCCGACGATCCGGAAAAGTTTCTGACCGCGTGGGCAGGCATGCCGGCCGGCGTGAACACCGAGAAGTCGCTTGCCGAAATCTACGGTCAGGACACGATGGATCAGATTACCCAGGCCACCAGCAGGCTGGACCGCTGGGCAATCCCACAGGGACAGGGCGATCTACTCGGCCCGGTAGTCGCGGAGCTGGCCATTCCCAGGGTGCTCTCCGCGCTGGCGATCGGTGAGGATCCGAATCAGGCCGCCGAAGACGCCACCACCGCCGTCAAGGACATCGAGGTGTCACTGAGATGA
- a CDS encoding nucleotidyltransferase family protein, giving the protein MTTAGIILAAGAGRRMGKPKALLRTEEGISWARHSYDVLRAADVAHIVVVLGAEADRVGAEFPGAKHSVDRAASPDLVVADSWRLGIGASLGAGLRHLLADRVTDAALVTLVDTPGVSSAVVHRLLDAASGQSALARASYNGVPLHPVLLGRDHWGGIIETAQGDTGARDYLRDRADDVRLIECADIGSGIDIDTPEQLTEWNQ; this is encoded by the coding sequence ATGACGACCGCCGGGATCATTCTCGCCGCCGGCGCGGGACGTCGGATGGGTAAGCCGAAAGCCTTGCTGCGCACCGAGGAGGGCATCAGCTGGGCGCGCCACAGCTACGACGTGCTCCGGGCCGCCGATGTCGCCCATATCGTTGTCGTACTCGGAGCCGAAGCCGATAGGGTCGGCGCGGAATTCCCCGGAGCAAAACACTCCGTCGATCGGGCGGCGTCGCCCGACCTGGTTGTCGCCGACAGCTGGCGGCTAGGGATCGGAGCCTCGCTCGGCGCAGGCCTCCGGCACCTGCTCGCCGACCGTGTCACGGATGCCGCGCTGGTCACCCTGGTGGACACTCCTGGCGTGAGTTCGGCGGTGGTCCACCGCCTGCTCGATGCCGCAAGCGGGCAGTCGGCGCTCGCACGCGCCAGCTACAACGGTGTGCCGCTGCATCCTGTATTGCTGGGCCGCGACCATTGGGGTGGAATCATCGAAACAGCACAGGGTGATACCGGCGCCCGAGACTACTTGCGCGACCGGGCCGATGACGTCCGGTTGATTGAGTGCGCCGATATCGGTTCCGGAATCGACATCGACACCCCGGAACAACTTACCGAATGGAACCAGTGA
- a CDS encoding carbohydrate ABC transporter permease has translation MNRLTAEQKVLAVLRWLVIAFLIIATVFPFYYMAVLSFVPIESLLLAPGRIWVGAQDLTIDTYRTVLASVDDGGQGFSRFLRNSAIVSLVVVALTLLISIPGAYAVARLKFAGRTTVSTLFLAVYLFPTIVLAVPLFIAFAKMGLQTSLLGLMFVYIAQTVPVSIYMLRTYFQAIPQSVEEAASIDGAGRLATLSRVTLPLAMPSIMSTGLYVFMIAWNEFLFALLFLAAEPELWTVSLGLAQLSGGIEVPKTVLMAGSVILTVPIIVLYGIAERALTEGLTTGADKG, from the coding sequence GTGAATCGTCTGACCGCGGAACAGAAGGTCCTGGCGGTCCTGCGCTGGCTGGTGATCGCGTTCCTCATCATCGCCACGGTCTTCCCGTTCTACTACATGGCCGTGCTCAGTTTCGTACCGATCGAGTCGCTTTTGCTGGCGCCGGGCAGAATCTGGGTCGGCGCCCAGGACCTGACAATAGACACTTACCGGACCGTGCTTGCCTCGGTCGACGACGGTGGTCAGGGCTTCTCCCGGTTCCTGCGCAATTCGGCGATAGTATCGCTCGTCGTCGTCGCGTTGACCCTGCTGATCTCGATCCCGGGCGCCTACGCCGTCGCGCGGCTTAAATTCGCCGGGCGGACGACGGTCAGCACGCTGTTCCTGGCGGTCTACCTGTTCCCCACCATTGTGCTGGCCGTGCCGTTGTTCATCGCCTTCGCTAAAATGGGTTTGCAGACATCGCTGCTCGGCCTGATGTTCGTTTACATCGCCCAGACCGTCCCGGTATCGATCTACATGCTGCGCACCTACTTCCAGGCGATTCCACAAAGTGTCGAGGAGGCGGCGTCCATCGACGGGGCCGGTCGCCTGGCGACCCTGAGCCGGGTAACGCTCCCACTCGCTATGCCGTCGATCATGTCCACCGGGCTCTACGTCTTCATGATCGCCTGGAACGAGTTCCTGTTCGCCCTGCTGTTTCTCGCCGCGGAGCCTGAACTGTGGACCGTTTCGCTTGGTTTGGCTCAGCTGTCAGGCGGCATCGAGGTGCCAAAGACAGTGTTGATGGCTGGTTCCGTCATCCTGACCGTGCCGATCATCGTGTTGTACGGCATCGCCGAGCGTGCCCTGACCGAAGGACTGACCACCGGGGCGGACAAGGGGTAG
- a CDS encoding S9 family peptidase → MADHLAPVAPKKPIERTFHGDTFVDDYEWLRDKENPEVIRHLENENAYTDANLEHLAGLREDIFGEIKSRTQETDLSTPVRRGSWWYYSRTVEGKQYGMHCRAPIRNDDDWTPPRLEPGVAVEGEQVLLDSNQEAEGHDFFSLGSFTLNAEGTLLAFGVDTKGDERYRLRFKDLTTGALLPDEIPNTFPGVAFDAAGDYLFYSTVDDAWRPDTIWRHRIGTSADDDVKVFKEPDDRYWIGIGRSRSREYLILTAGSKITSEVHVLEAANPNGDFRVVWPRVDGIEYSVEHAKVAGEDRFVILHNADQADFSLIDVPVADPSGPRRPVLRDSTGMRLEGADAFDGHLAISYRQDGLTRLGVVPLGDEGYGELNPISFDEALGSVGIGGNPEWRQRTLRLGYTSMVTPMTICDYDVSSGELRELKRQPVLGDFDPERYEQRREWVSAADGARIPLSIVYRKDLVSPGTPAPLLLYGYGSYEVSIDPYFSVARLSLLDRGMVFVIAHVRGGGEMGRAWYDNGKTLSKRNTFTDYIACADQLIANGWTTADRMVASGGSAGGLLMGAVANMAPDRFAGILAVVPFVDALTSILDPDLPLTVIEWDEWGDPLHDSQVYAYMKSYTPYENVTEQKYPRILAVTSLNDTRVLYVEPAKWVARLREVDAPVLLKTEMSAGHGGVSGRYESWKETSYEFAWALDTVGLAGAGSQ, encoded by the coding sequence ATGGCTGATCATCTCGCTCCCGTCGCACCCAAGAAGCCCATCGAGCGCACTTTCCACGGCGACACTTTCGTCGACGACTACGAATGGCTCCGGGACAAGGAGAACCCCGAGGTGATCCGACACCTGGAGAACGAGAACGCCTACACCGACGCCAATCTTGAACATCTCGCCGGTCTCCGGGAGGACATCTTCGGCGAGATCAAGTCGCGCACCCAGGAAACTGATCTATCCACGCCAGTGCGCCGCGGCTCCTGGTGGTACTACTCGCGGACCGTCGAGGGCAAGCAGTATGGAATGCACTGCCGGGCGCCAATCCGGAATGACGACGACTGGACGCCGCCGCGGCTCGAGCCAGGAGTGGCGGTCGAAGGCGAACAGGTTCTGCTCGATTCAAATCAGGAGGCCGAGGGACATGACTTCTTCTCGCTCGGCAGCTTTACGCTCAATGCCGAGGGCACGCTGCTCGCCTTTGGTGTGGATACAAAGGGCGATGAGCGTTACCGGTTGCGTTTCAAGGACCTGACGACCGGGGCATTGCTGCCCGACGAGATTCCTAACACCTTCCCCGGTGTGGCGTTCGACGCCGCAGGCGACTACCTGTTCTATTCGACCGTGGACGATGCCTGGCGACCGGACACTATCTGGCGGCACCGGATCGGCACGTCCGCCGATGACGACGTGAAGGTCTTCAAGGAACCAGACGATCGGTACTGGATTGGCATTGGGCGCAGTCGCAGCCGCGAGTACCTGATCCTGACAGCCGGATCGAAGATCACCTCCGAAGTCCACGTCCTGGAAGCCGCCAACCCGAACGGCGATTTCCGCGTGGTCTGGCCGCGGGTCGACGGCATCGAATACAGCGTCGAGCATGCGAAAGTGGCGGGAGAGGATCGCTTCGTCATCCTGCATAATGCCGACCAAGCAGACTTCAGCCTCATTGATGTCCCCGTCGCCGACCCGTCCGGGCCGCGCCGCCCGGTTCTTCGCGATAGCACGGGGATGCGATTGGAGGGTGCCGATGCATTCGACGGTCATCTGGCGATCAGCTACCGGCAGGATGGGCTCACCAGGCTTGGCGTTGTGCCGCTCGGGGACGAGGGGTACGGCGAGCTGAACCCGATCAGCTTCGATGAAGCGCTCGGCAGCGTCGGCATCGGCGGCAACCCGGAATGGCGGCAGCGCACGTTGCGCCTCGGGTACACCTCGATGGTGACCCCGATGACGATCTGCGACTACGACGTATCGAGCGGCGAGTTGCGCGAACTGAAGCGTCAGCCGGTCCTCGGCGACTTCGATCCGGAGCGGTATGAACAACGCCGCGAGTGGGTGAGCGCGGCGGATGGCGCTCGGATTCCACTGTCGATCGTGTATCGCAAGGATCTGGTATCGCCAGGGACCCCGGCCCCGTTGCTGCTCTACGGCTACGGCTCCTATGAAGTCAGCATCGACCCGTATTTCTCGGTGGCCAGGCTGTCGCTGCTCGATCGCGGGATGGTCTTCGTCATCGCGCATGTGCGTGGCGGCGGCGAGATGGGCCGGGCCTGGTACGACAACGGCAAAACGCTCAGCAAGCGCAACACGTTCACCGACTACATCGCCTGTGCCGACCAGCTGATCGCGAACGGATGGACGACGGCTGACCGGATGGTGGCGAGCGGTGGCAGCGCCGGTGGTCTCCTGATGGGAGCGGTCGCGAATATGGCGCCGGACCGATTTGCCGGCATCCTGGCGGTCGTGCCGTTCGTCGATGCCCTGACGTCGATTCTGGACCCCGACCTTCCACTGACAGTTATCGAGTGGGACGAGTGGGGCGACCCGTTGCACGATTCGCAGGTGTACGCGTACATGAAGTCCTATACCCCGTACGAGAACGTCACGGAACAGAAATATCCCAGGATTCTCGCGGTGACCAGCCTGAACGACACCCGGGTGCTCTACGTCGAGCCTGCCAAATGGGTGGCGAGGCTGCGCGAGGTCGACGCCCCGGTGTTGCTGAAGACCGAGATGAGCGCCGGACATGGCGGTGTCAGCGGCCGGTACGAGAGCTGGAAAGAGACCAGTTACGAGTTTGCCTGGGCGCTCGACACGGTTGGACTTGCTGGCGCCGGCAGCCAGTAA